In Ctenopharyngodon idella isolate HZGC_01 chromosome 2, HZGC01, whole genome shotgun sequence, the following are encoded in one genomic region:
- the LOC127501804 gene encoding histone deacetylase complex subunit SAP130-like: MSSQHYPRPGLPSGLGQGQTPGSNTTGLPGSQKNTGGHEDSNHAPRELMSSGATAFRDDKLETVVVRPYPQPQNQPPPHGTAPTLPPPLPQHLPIQPGTPVSVSAAPSHLPQGLSLAFTEGPLKSALKTTMPSRVIAPAPVSTPGHLTLPPKVPGHITATMESTQASGIPVATISGQQGHTGNLHHLMTNVQIIRSGAPTLQIGSSTAPQHPFTSHLPRGAAAAAVMSSSKGTTVLRPAAGPSSATGQPTVQHIIHQPIQSRPIVTTSTAVLPTVVAPVTATRPQSPVITTVAAHSGEMVHGRSAVTIHPPQATLSIQRPPPSRDTPTRITLPSHPAIAAQKAIPHSVAQKPIFSTVTPVAAATVAPIQATNTAPSPTTTGSTPYTQLSSGNIVTMTVASHSSHATAVTTSTIPVAKVVPQPNTHISPRIQSEYTGERGNLIPISGHRSSPNPIAMENRTDNRQSVPVQFQYFLPTYPSAPYPLTHTYTPITSSVSSIRPYPVTAQAPSAAMPAQAGVGVASAVHLNSMQLMTVDRITQINTQNIQPAAMAAQGVQPTPIPAQGLHTSAQITTTSIQPTPVNQQQPPTESKASVVLADGSTLVANSISNAFNNSQPATTVAQTHNQSANAGTPSLVTSPRPSILRKKPANEGAAVRKNLIPGQLSDSTTPRIDGHIRSASGSPRPAGVKPKPDIHMSLAPSVAAAIEAIPSQGNEQQPQHVGPPPSQLASQPLPSLMTSATPPSQPTPALSAIPAAMAVTPPIPSMANVVAPPTQPAASTTSACAISSTLPEMNIKQEAEPMDSTKPVASGPNSGAQMLAVPATDVTLGASPRKKPRKQQHIISTEESEMMETNSTDEEKFPPKPLSLRAEKRKSPPKEYIDEEGVRHVPTRVRPPITLLRHYRNPWKAAYHHFQRYSDIRVKEDKKGTLQDVANQKGVVCRAQGWKIHLCAAQLMQLTNLEHDVYSRLTTLQEGLIPKKKAGADDDLHRINELIQGNMQRCKLVMDQITEARDSMLKVLDHKERVMKLLNKNSSTKKLNKLKRKDRA, translated from the exons ATGAGTTCTCAGCACTATCCACGTCCAGGACTCCCATCTGGCCTGGGACAAGGACAAACACCAGGCAGTAACACTACAGGACTTCCAGGAAGTCAAAAGAACACAG GAGGACATGAAGATTCTAATCATGCTCCACGTGAGCTGATGTCCAGCGGAGCCACAGCGTTCAGAGATGACAAGCTAGAGACGGTAGTGGTGCGACCCTACCCACAACCCCAGAATCAGCCCCCGCCCCACGGAACAGCTCCGACTCTGCCCCCTCCTCTCCCTCAGCACCTCCCCATCCAGCCAGGCACACCCGTCTCTGTGTCAGCAGCACCATCCCACCTCCCTCAGGGTCTTTCCCTAGCCTTCACTGAGGGTCCTCTGAAG TCTGCCCTGAAGACAACCATGCCAAGCCGTGTAATTGCTCCAGCACCTGTGTCAACACCGGGCCACCTCACCCTCCCCCCTAAGGTGCCTGGTCATATCACTGCTACCATGGAGTCTACACAGGCCTCTGGTATTCCTGTGGCAACCATCAGTGGTCAGCAG GGTCACACTGGTAACCTGCATCATCTAATGACAAACGTGCAGATCATCCGTAGTGGAGCCCCCACGCTGCAGATCGGATCCTCCACTGCTCCTCAGCATCCTTTCACCTCCCATTTACCCAGAG GAGCGGCTGCTGCGGCTGTTATGTCAAGCTCCAAAGGAACCACAGTGCTGAGACCAGCAGCCGGTCCGAGCTCCGCCACGGGACAGCCTACAGTCCAACACATTATCCATCAACCAATTCAG TCCAGGCCTATAGTCACTACCTCTACGGCAGTCCTGCCTACAGTAGTGGCTCCAGTGACTGCCACCAGACCTCAATCTCCGGTCATCACCACAGTGGCTGCCCACTCTGGAGAAATGGTACACGG TCGTTCAGCTGTGACGATCCACCCACCCCAAGCGACCTTGAGTATTCAACGCCCTCCACCCTCACGTGACACGCCCACAAGGATCACCCTGCCCTCCCACCCTGCCATTGCTGCTCAGAAAGCCATTCCTCACTCTGTTGCACAG AAGCCCATTTTCAGTACTGTGACACCCGTTGCTGCCGCAACAGTGGCTCCAATTCAGGCCACCAATACTGCACCATCACCCACTACAACAG GCTCCACCCCCTACACTCAGTTGTCTAGTGGCAACATTGTCACTATGACGGTGGCCTCTCACTCCTCTCATGCCACAGCAGTGACCACATCCACCATCCCTGTGG CTAAAGTGGTTCCGCAGCCCAACACACACATATCACCACGTATCCAGTCTGAATACACTGGAGAAAGGGGCAACCTCATCCCTATCTCTGGTCATCGTTCCTCTCCCAACCCAATCGCCATGGAGAACCGCACTGACAACAG ACAATCTGTTCCAGTGCAGTTTCAATACTTCCTGCCTACCTACCCATCAGCACCATATCCGCTGACCCACACTTACACCCCCATCACCAGCTCTGTGTCATCCATACGCCCTTATCCAG TTACTGCTCAGGCGCCCAGTGCAGCGATGCCTGCCCAAGCCGGTGTAGGAGTTGCATCTGCAGTTCATCTGAACTCTATGCAGCTGATGACGGTGGACCGCATTACCCAGATCAACACTCAGAACATTCAGCCAGCTGCCATGGCAGCACAGGGCGTCCAGCCCACGCCCATCCCAGCCCAGGGCCTCCATACCTCTGCCCAGATCACCACCACAAGCATTCAGCCTACACCAGTCAACCAACAACAACCCCCAACAGAGTCTAAAGCTTCAG TTGTACTAGCCGATGGTTCCACTCTAGTGGCTAACTCTATTAGTAATGCATTCAACAACAGTCAGCCTGCTACCACCGTGGCCCAGACACACAATCAGAGTGCCAACGCTGGAACCCCCTCCCTTGTAACGTCCCCTCGGCCCAGCATTCTGCGCAAGAAACCTGCCAATGAAGG TGCTGCTGTTAGGAAGAACCTGATCCCAGGTCAGCTCAGTGACTCCACAACCCCCAGAATTGATGGACACATCAGGAGTGCTTCAGGATCACCTCGTCCTGCAGG AGTGAAGCCCAAACCTGACATCCACATGAGCCTCGCTCCATCAGTAGCTGCGGCAATAGAGGCTATTCCTAGCCAAGGAAATGAACAGCAACCACAACATGTGGGACCACCTCCCTCCCAGCTGGCCTCTCAACCTCTCCCCTCCCTAATGACGTCAGCCACGCCTCCCTCCCAACCCACTCCTGCTCTCTCAGCCATACCCGCTGCCATGGCAGTCACCCCACCAATCCCCTCCATGGCCAATGTAGTGGCCCCGCCCACTCAGCCAGCAGCCAGCACCACTTCCGCATGTGCCATCAGCTCCACCCTCCCTGAGATGAATATTAAGCAAGAGGCAGAGCCTATGGATAGTACAAAACCAG TGGCATCAGGTCCAAACAGTGGTGCACAGATGTTGGCAGTCCCTGCTACAGACGTCACCCTGGGAGCCTCACCCAGAAAGAAGCCCCGCAAACAACAGCACATCATCTCCACTGAGGAAAGTGAGATGATGGAGACCAACAGCACAGATGAAGAGAAATTCCCACCCAAACCCCTCAGCCTACGTGCAGAGAAACGCAAGTCCCCTCCTAAAGAATACATTG ATGAAGAGGGAGTTCGGCATGTTCCTACCCGAGTCCGGCCTCCGATCACTCTGCTGCGGCACTACCGCAACCCCTGGAAGGCAGCGTACCATCACTTTCAAAGATACAGTGACATCCGTGTCAAGG AGGACAAGAAGGGAACCCTGCAGGATGTGGCCAATCAGAAGGGAGTGGTGTGCAGAGCCCAGGGTTGGAAAATTCACCTCTGTGCAGCTCAGCTCATGCAGctg ACTAATCTGGAGCATGATGTCTATAGTCGTCTGACGACTCTCCAGGAAGGCCTCATCCCGAAAAAGAAGGCCGGAGCCGATGATGATCTTCACCGTATAAATGAGCTCATACAG